Within Dermatophagoides farinae isolate YC_2012a chromosome 8, ASM2471394v1, whole genome shotgun sequence, the genomic segment CGCTTCATCCACCATATTTCTAAGTCGTTCTAAATTTTCCTGATATTGTGATTTaagattttcaaaatgttcaTCCGCTGATTTATTATCCGGATGCGTGAAACGAATTCGACCAGCACTGATCAATTGTGGTGTAAGACtttcgatttgattcgaataatTCATCAGACCTTCAGCTAGTCGTTTATTTTTGGCCAAACCAGCACCAACATTTCGTGCAGTGTTTGCAACTCGTTGCGAAAATTGACTTAGATTATTAGCCTTTTCCTGgaaattattttctcgattcggTGTTCCTTCAGCCATATGAACAGCATCAGTGAATTGTTTCAATGGTGTTACAATAtcgataaaatcatcaaccacACGTGTAATCAATGCttgttcaatcattttgttcaattcacGAAGTTTTAGCTTAAGTTTGCGTGCTAATTCTTGAGCTTGTGGTGTATGGCCAAGTCCACGTCGACAAAGATCTTCCAATTGTTTTTGAAGCATTTCTACCTGATTACAAAGATTATAAAGATCTTCACGTTGAGCCGGATTACAACTTTGACCAATTTTGCGACCATCTTGCACTAAAGCTTTGATTGCCTGTGATCCGATGCCTTTATCATCGAAACTCAAATTGGAAAGCCATTTAGAGGCCTGATCAACGCGACCAGAAACCGTGTGTGCTGGACCTTGAATTCCGCTTCGTTCTAAATTTTGTATGGCTCTATTGACAAGATTGCTTAGATTTTTCAACTGATTATTAATACTATGGCCAAGTGATTGCGCTTGAGGAGTGGCAATTTTACCCTCATCTCTAAGTTCACATAACGCATTAgtcattgattcaatatcgTTGGCAGATTTTCGAATTGGATCCTTATCCTCCGGCAACACCAGATCGGAAATTCGTCGTGCATTCTCTATAATTGATCGTACAGATTTCTCACCCACACCACCAGTCATCGCGGTCGGATCTTCTAGCCAATCATGTGCGGGAGCTAATTTGCTCAAAATAGCATTGTAAGCTTTCTTCAAACGAGTAAGATCATCAGCCTCCCActcatcttcatcataagTGGTAAGCTGTAAAACTCGtataatttcattgatttcatctGTCATTCGATGTACGAGATAATTACGATTTTCTGCCGCTTCATGTTCGGTTTTTCCTTGCGCAACTAATTGCacataaattttcattgcacAAATCAATACCGGCGCCAacgttttgattgattctaaTGAACGGCTAAGCATTTCACGATGTACTTGATGTgttaattctttttcacgATAATCAACATCACGTGATACTTTAGTTAAACATGGACTTAGATCTTTAACAAATTGTACAAGATCTTCCATCGAATCAATTACTTCGGCAACGGCTAAATAATCAAGAACTTTTTTACATTCTCGAATAATTTTACGAACTTCGGATTCATCGAAACATGTCAGAAGCAATGAAGTTCCCTGTAGAATACCTCTTGAACcttcgatcaatttttttctagctGGTTGTGAATatggatcaatttttaaCATTGCAGATGCTTCTTCCAATAAATGTGATGCACGTTCAACACGTTGTAATGATGCAGGCATATCTTGTCGTAGTATCTGATCATTGCTTGAATTGATTGTATCTCGTCCTACCTAAATCGATTAATACAAACAGACAAGCCAACGCATGTtttatatgaataataaaatgaatgatgattatgtaaattaattgaatatataccTTAACCAGATTTGCCACTGCTTTGCTAACACCTTGAACTGGTCGTTCCAGATCTGGCATTGCATTTCCATCTTCAGCTTCTTCATGTAGTATGACTAAACGTGAAacctttgaaaaaaaaatatagaaaatatataaattcagTGTTAAATTAGCCGTGAAtcagattcttttttttcaacaacaataacaaacattttcagtttgttttgtttgaacaaaatttatgaattttttttttgtttaaaaaattcattcatgtcattttaaacaaaatttattctgatttgaatgttttttagGTGAATTTTTAGGTTTATGGCTGCCAAAATTCTAAAACATCatccatcttttttttactatgaAAGAATGACTTTCTTTTTGTGTATATGAGTGAATTCTTGTGTTGTGtatgtgagagagagagagaataaaaatagaatcatGCTTGTGgtgtggaattttttttttcgtgtcaaacacaaacaaaattgtgCATATCAAAAGATTTGaattaaatagaaaaaaaaataatgttcaCACACATACTACAATAATATAAATAGGAAGATTTgtgtaaaatttttgtatttttttttaaaaaaaaaaaaaaaaaaaaacacgaagCTCCTCATGAATACATACCTGTTGTGCTACTGGTTCCAAAATACCAGCAATTGTTTTGGTATGAAATGTTGGCATTGTTGATTGGATGTAggaatttttgaaacaaaaaaaaacaaacaaaattaatgatgacaattgttGATGCCgaactttgttgttgttgttgttgttgattagtgatgaatttatttcaaaaaaaaaaaaattttcacacattaaacatcatcatcattgatcgtTGAAGTTATcggattcaaattcaaatttgaaattttttttctggatgatggaaaaattaaaagtattattattgatgaatgaatagcaGACACATgtaaaacattcgaatctaTTTTGTTGATCACTGCTCAATGTCTTGATTGCTACTCAAACACACATTATGATGAGGATTATTCatcactaataataataataataaatacccaaaacaaacacacaaactaaaccaaaaaaaaaaaaaactttattccTTCAACCCAAAAGAGACaccacgatgatgatcattcggTGTTTTTTGGAGAAATGAACAAttcacacataaacacacacaggcacacatatacacattaACTTACTAACTTCTGACTGACTTGACTGATACTTTcactctctctttctctccgtgctagctatttttttttttttgtttgcccAATTCTTTTGATGCAATACACATTCACACTAGTTGGATTGTGTGGTCGCTATATGAGTCGTCGTTgttgctcatcatcatcatcatcatcaaatggtgatgataaactGGTGAATgcaatttttcaaacatctttgaataataataaatgaatggatggattatATTCTATAGTAATATACTTCGTATATATGCCATCGATGTCGCCGGCCCGTATGTCGTTGCCGTTgccgttgtcgttgtcaatGGCGTCATTAAATGTAAATATATAAAGTGGATATATAGAAAATGATAactgtattattattattattattatcgaatcTTTGAATATCACATACATCTGTCGTCTGTAAAAACTTTGTCGAACAGACACGcctgtgatcatcatcatcatcatcatcatcatcatttttttttgtaaattggcaatatttatttttttgtttcaatacaatttaaatcaatctATTTTAGTCAATTTAATAAGcaatttatcaattgttcattgttAAAGGTCaatgttgtcattgtcatatataaaaataattgtaTTTCCGTTTCCGGTTggttttggtgaaaaaaaccaacaacaacaacaacaaattaattCGGATTAttacaaaattcaatgtggAAATGTTTACAAACATCAgaacattgaaaacattagAGAATCAAATACCgaatgtgcgtgtgtgtgtgtgtgtgttttcggGCTATTTAATTCACGTCTATGTTAGTCAACATATCTTCTGGCAACAGGCCATcggtatgaaaaaaaaaaaaaaataaatttccatcaatctctctttctctctctctagtttttttttaaattctcatcatcaagatcatcTTTTACCCAAAAATAAGctaaatggaaaaacataCACTTATGGTagtgaacaaaattttcccAACTTGGAAATTATTGTACAACACACAGTATTAATACCAGAATTTGgttcgaaaaaaacaacaacaacaacaacgatgatgatgatgaaaaacaaaaacattgcaGCTTTAATGGTAGTTATTAAAATAGTGATATGAACAGCATTCACATTCgaatttcaaaacattttaGTGTTATTTGATTCTGtctatgcgtgtgtgtgtgtattcttttttttctgttgactAAAAATATCtttacacatatatatattcaccaTATGCAAAGTTACCTCGAATCAACCATTTTGGATGATCATCACGATTTCTCCATACAAgcttgtgtctgtgtgtgtgtgttttctgGTTAAACGTAGGCGTCATACAAAcacatcaacaaatgaatcaaattgaatgaatgaatgaatgaaaattgtcattatcTTTTGGTTCCggtgccaaaaaaaagacactatagtcaagtgaaaaaaaataatccaaTGTCCTTGTTGTTTTCTATGTTTTattaatatgaaaaaaaaatttcaaaaaaaaaaaaagattgggtgataaaaaaaatcatgaaaatgataaaacgAACGTCTGTTCAACGAAGATATCGAAAAATTGATCTGAGGTAAAAATACAATTAATCATaagtaatgaaaaaaagtttttgtgtgtgtgtgtgtgtgtgtaattagAAAAGACAATtcacagtaaaaaaaaaacaattgcagaaggaaaaaaaataataaacattcattatgataataTATATGTTAATCATAATTAACAGCAATGGTTGTCTTATTAATCTGATCTTTGTTAACCATTAAACTTTGTAAACTTCGTGATCGTTCTATATTTGATATATGACCATTACAAGTGGTGTTTAGATTGTTAtagatttgatcatcatttatatatgaaaccgatggtgatgataatggagtAGATGTATGATAAGTTCGTTGcaattgatgatggccatataGACCATTTAATAATGAAGGTTTCATCGGTGGTGATGTAATAGAAAATGGcctacaatgatgatgttgctttctaaataatgatgacattcGTTGCCATCCATTAGACATCCATCCAGTAACGCCATCATTTTCTACAATGATTCGTTTATTATTCTAAAcattaatggaaaaaaaaagacaacaatattatttttagGATTATAGTGGGTTTATTATTGCTTgccttttcattttcatcttcatatttaaatttcatccatttgGCCAACATACAATATGGTAGTATGATtatgaatagaatgaaaaacattacTGTGAATATAAACAGGATATAGTAGGCAGTTTTATCGATGCACATTTTATCAATAGCAATGGCATTGGACGAGATAGTTGACTGTTCCGTTAATGATGGTCGTCGTAACATTTCAGGTTCTGGTACATCTTCCGGTGATAGATACACACGTAATAGCTCATGAACTTCTTCCTCATCTtgattcgtttgttgttgttgttggtaattcttgtttgaagaatttttttgtttcaaacgtttgtttggttgttcAACAGTCACATTTGAAATCGATCTTCGTTTACGTCCCCATGATGGAAAATCCATATAAGAATTTGAAACTGCACCACCTTTAACTGAACTAGATCCTCCTCCTCCACCACCTCGATTTCTTTCCTTACAAATGACCGGTTCACATGGTCCTTTACATGTACGAACAGTGGCCTGGAATACAAGGAAATTCGAATCCGGTATTTTAAAGGCATAAAATTCCGCTTCTAAAGCTCCATCCGGTGTTTTATGTAATTCTGGAAATACGTACAGATCAACTGGACAACTAtcgaaaacaatcaaaatcaaaattagtttttagagaataaaaaaaacacataccCTCTTGAATCAATAAGTAAAACTTGTCGCCCGGTATATGGATCTTTGGCAATGACATTAGTAgcaaaaatatcattataataaccATTGAAACGATCTATAAATAGGAATTgttaattgatcaattaatattaaaatattgaaaactaGACTCACATTGATTACGAGCTTCCAATCGGAATGTTAATAAATCTCCAACAACGATAGTATTGGTTGGTGTTCCTCGATAAAGTATTCGTAAAACAATGTTTGATGTTAATACATTTTGTGCTGGTAAATGTTCAATTTGCATCGGATGTCGTCCATCAGTTTTTGTATCCAGATAATTTGATGTGACTACAGCTTCTCCCGGTCCGGAAATATAACAGGTtaaattgtattttttatCACGGCTTGTTTGAACATAATCATTAAattgtacaacaacaatattggtCATTGCATCTGGATTGATTTGTTGTGTACCGCAACGTGGAAAGCCATTTGGTTTGCTTATTTTCAATACACTGGTTGTGCCACCATTACCGTCGAAAAAACATGAATCATAAAATCCATATGTATAGATACGGCCATAGAAACCATCAGGTGTTTTTAGTTTCAGTTCCATACCATCAGGTGAACAAGTTTGTAACACTTCGAAACAATCCATACCATTACCAACGACTGCATTAGGCTGATGACTTTCATCTcgttcataataatcaaattgtgtATTATGTTCAAAATGATTTGTATCttccaatttaaattttttcgtaTCCACGCTGCTCAATTCACAATTGTCCGGAAAAAATGGCcgaaaattaaatgatttaCAAATGAAATCTTTTGTTTCTACACAATAACGTTCACATTCTTCAAGACGTTCTGCACGGGCTACCTTATAAATGTGTTTACTTTTTAGACGAGAACTTAAACCCATTTTTCGAAATGATACCATTGTTATTTCGGTATTAGTACAACCAGGACTAGTGATACTATTCTGGCCGGACATTGATCCTTTTGTTGAGCCAGGTAACAAATGTCCATAGCGATCATAAGAAatctgttgttgctgttgtgcTGGAAACATATAATGCTCGCGATTAGGGCTTGAAGGAATAGATGCTGTCGAAGTAATCTGATGTTGATGTATTCCTGCAAACGGTGCTTGAATGTATGGACTACGACCAGTATAAGGCATGTAAGAGGTATAATTAGTGTAAGTGTTTCCAATAGGATGACCACCAGATATGATGccattattttgaattcgaGGCATCGAATATCCACCTCCTTTTGTTCGAAATGTTTGTCCTGGATAATGCATGGATATACGTTGTTTAAACTCATTGGGAGCcatgataattgattgattggaacCACCAGCTCTATTAATAGttggatgattattttttaagTTCGAAGCTGATTGTTGGTGCGATCGTGATGATGGCGTTGGTGAAGTTCTCAAACCAGTGCCATTTGGATGCGATAGTCGCTGCTGTTGAATTGTATAGATCTGAGTATCGGGATTACTCGGTACTGGATAGATTTgagattgaattgattgcaCATCATGTGAAATGTCATCTGCTGGTTGTCTTCGTTGTTCTACATGATATGTATAGGTTGGTGATGGATATGCGATCTGATTCCGATACATATCTGTCGAAGATTGAACATCATATCCTGGttgtgatgattgaataCCACTGCCATAAGTTGACAAAACTCGATAGCTTGATGCaccatttgattgaattggcATTTGAGATCTGTAACCTATCTGATTTAATGTGGGAGTTCTATAATGACTACTATGAGATTGCTGATAAACGTAAGTAGACGGAGGATATATCCCATTATAAATAGATGGTTGAATGACATTACCgatgttatgatgatttggcaTCGGTTGATTAGGCAATGATCGaggatcaaattgaattgcaTTATCGTTGTTATTATGTTTTGGATTGTATGTGGTAAATTCTGATTCTTGTTGCTGAGGaacattgaatattgatgGGTTACCATCCGGTTTTGGAGTACCGGgataaatttgattattttgatcacCATTCGATGATGTTCGACTATCCACAAATGTTCGTGAATCTGGCTGAGCCtgagtatgatgatgaatttcataaTTGGGAtctaattgaaatttattaattagaTTTATTTGTATTGTTATAGATGGCTCACCataattgattgttgaaaatctttgattcgatttcatTCGATCGAATCCTGGTTTCGAAGGTTGTGACATTggataaatttcattcacacGATCATATCCATCAATTTCTGGttgctgtttttgttcaatatggAACGTATACGCAGGAGTCGGATGTATCTGACTATTTGGTTGCTGTGgcgatgttgatgacgatgatgatgatgatgatgatgatggccgaACATTATTGGTATTATAGGCGAATCCaccacgatgatgattacgatcTCGAGCACGATCAACAGgtagaatgaaatttttataattaccTGGTTGTGAATAGCTTGTTTCGATTGAATCCTGAACACCATTAGATCCGTTATGTGATTGATTGTGTGGTTCATCATCTATGCAacagaggaaaaaaaaacacaaaatgaatatatgaaaaaaatgaatttcaaaatcaaacatgcagcaaataacaaaaaaagagatgaaAGTATGATAAAAACCATAATAATACACGAtgcaattcattcattaaataaatcatcattctgttGAACAACTAATCAATGACTAATGCACTTACTCCACatgaattgataataatcgaataattcatcatcaatgagtGCATCATTATCAGCAGGTGAGATAGGTCCAACTACTGACCGAGTACTAAAACGACAGATTTGTTGTACATGTGAATATTCGATTGAACGACAATTGTggccaaattttttcaaacaatccGTTAGacaatcataaaaatttctTGTATACGTTTCCATTTGATGTCGTCCACGTAATCTTTTATGTCGATAACATTCGAGTGTTTTGTTATCTAATTCTTTATCTGATGAACAATTTATACAATATATATGGATCGAATAGATTCATCGTGATACATTGAAAGAAAAgatttcattataattttattaattaccTTTATCATCGGTTGAACAGAGTACACGATAAAGATTTCCATTAGAAgtaatgaaattcatttcggTTTCAGTTGAATTACCGACCAGATTTGTTGGATCTTCATCATAAAGAATACATTGTTCGCTTGGTTCATCGAACATGAATGAACGGCAAACAAAACCATATTTATCTAAACTTTCCAAACAAGAAGTTGAACAAttattcatcgatgatgtgactattgaatgtttttcatattttgaatccaattgtttttgattttcgcTGATCAATATGTTCCATTTACACATTTCATTATCTGcacatttgattcgattaaataaattgtttgatgattaaaagcTATTATTAGATAGATATATTGACACTTACTTTTCAGACACATATTCTCCAAATATTCATATTGAACATCTGATTTAAATTCCGATGGTGCAACATGTCGATTCGATGGGCTAAGATGACATTTATTCGTCATGGACATGAAACTAGCCGATCTACAAGTGAAATCTCGTTCAATCAgacatttattttcacattcatttttattctgtacggtaaattcttttccatgtttatcatcaattaatttgtATGAAGGTATTTTCTCAAATACAAACGGTCGATTAggacaatttttatttatgtgTTGAGCTAgaaattgttttaattttgaaaatatttcatattcaacaacaacaacaacagaaaaaaatatttacccGAAAGACAAATTTTGTCAAATTGCCAAACAGAACCATGATTATCGGAAATATCATCCCAATTGATTGTTCCATTTGCCTTATTGTACAATACACAGCTAGATTGATCATATTGAGCCAGAAATCTGCCTTTTATTTCACCAACATTTTTTGGTGTTCGTTTCTATTGATTTAATCGACAAAAAATACGGTAAATCTCAAAtctcaaacaacaacaacaacaaaaatcaacacaTACACGAACATTCGATTGTCTATCATCTGTACGTTTGCCtggaagaaaatcaaaacggCTACAAGTGCCAATCTTGTTTACACGATCTTCCAGACAATGATGGAAACATTCTTCTAAAACTTTTAATGGCGGTACGTTTTTACGTGTAATCtatataaatattgatttttttaatgataaatataaatttcaatcatagaTCATTGCAAATATGATAATCTTACAATTTCATATTGAGAATCATTCGAAAATAATTCGCCCGTTACTGGGGACTGAAATGAATTCACTGAAACCTTTTCAAACACTATTTTACCTTCACCATTATTACAGATTTGGgcttttaattattttttttgatttttaataatcgatgttgatgatggaaagacacaaacaagaaagaaagaaatagaaacaaaaaaaaaccaatcaaattgatgtaTTAATGGCacagaaaattttatcaatcatataCCTTCGGTCAGAATTCGTAATGCAGCTAAAAATGAAACTAATGGAACcattattgtcgttgtttttattctataattcactgataatgatgataatgatgatgatgatgttaattttgaatcatttaaaaacattttattatcaaccaaaaatgatcgattaatgttgccgatgatgatgttggaaTCTTCAATGgatcattcataatgatggaaTATATCAACTGTTAGACAAcgaaataaattcatcaacaaaaaaaaaacaaacgaacaaatcagcgatgatgatgatggataagTAATggcagtgaaaaaaaatcaaacaaacaaacaacaacaacaagtgtttGCGAAGGTGatattcaaattataatttatgGAAAGAATTATAGAATGTCCCAAAACTGCAAATATGTAAttgtgaatcaaaaattatttatgaaagtgatgaccatcattcacattcaccaTAATCTACTAAATGAATCAGTtagtcgttgttgttgttgttgttgtttgaatccTCCTCCcttgtttgaatttatttatttttctctggTAAATTCTGGTAGCCATttttggacattttttttctgaaaaaaattctcttttttttatattttatctCAATTAGCATAAATTGGTGgccatgttttttgttgttgtattataATGAATGGATTGGTCATCCATGCATATATCTTTTGTTCGTTTAATGTATATCGAGATCATCTGTgagacgttttttttcaaatagaaattgaattgaatgaatacaaaataacctaaatggtttttttttggaataaacacaatgatgatgataaactaacaacaacaacaacaacaacaacaaatctgTCGAATAACCTtaaccaaatgaaaataacggcatacaaatatatttttgtcatttatgATGCTACTAtagtattatcatcataatatatgCGGCTTTTGTTGTAATCAGTTCCggttttattattcattcattcattcattcattgtccAGACACATCCTTGGATGCGcccaaaatgtttttttatttccatatgacatttcaacattttatttatgtGTATGTATAATGTGAATAATGAGCAAATGATCAGCCAACCGATCAGTATTGGCCAGCCAAAGTTAGCCATTAGatcgaataaatgaataaccGAATTTGACAACATTTTTTGGCTGAcactgatttttttgttttgttttgatggtTCTATGTTTTCAAATCTGATTATAAATACATGGCCATGCATCcgatatattcatcatcatcaccatggaCATTAAAGATCTATTATCCCCCTTTGAGCACACAATGgcattcgtttttttatttgtttgtgtgtgttggtaGTAAAAGGTGATAAaacgaaatgtttttttttcgatttaaaaaaaaggaggttactaataatataataatgacaaataattcaaacagacaagaaaatgataatcgaaccgaaaaaaaaatttggtcattttttataacaacaacaaaaaacatcaaatcattcgaataatgatgaattgataccggaaataaatcaaacgcacacatacacacaatgatGGGTTTTCAATATACATCACATACGCTTTTGACATTGAacgcgaaaaaaaacaaattgaggaaatgaaaaaaaaaattctgtaactaaaaaatgaaaaaaatgaccaattcACTACGCTTTATCTCACGCTATATCTACATCACGCACATACATCAATAGACAAGGTCAAATtagatttaaaatttttttttttaattattcaaatcatcatcatcatcatcattaattcataatttattgttctgatgatgatgatgatgatgattgttcgattttttcaagtaaattttttggatacaattcattcaacaataaatcaatgatcaaatataataattgtttgttcaataaacgatattgtaatgatgaaaataaaataaatacaatttcttcatgtttttcataatcaacaaataattctaataatgattttggtaataaatttttcaataatttcattacCAATTTAGATCGTTGATTTTTCGTcatattcattggaaaattaatttttccattttcttgttgctgttgttgttgttgtccattatttctattatcagattcatcatgttttaatgattgttcaagataatcaatcattgtcatcatattgatcgttgtgaatgtttgttttaatttttttcgcaaatgataatgacaaaaacCTTGTAATGTTTGGCGAAATATTGGCCGAACAAGTATGAATAGATATTTTAATctatttgataatgaataaaaacgtATCAATATTGCCAGAATATAATCATAtagaaatttgaatgaaatttgttgatttctATTACCagtttgattatgatttccatcatcattatcggtcAATATGATTTCTGGCCACCATTGAACAATGAAACTTTTTCgtcttttattatttatttgattgttgttgctgctgttgttgttgtttgaattttttatttgttgtttttttggactttgttgttgttggccacttgttgttgttgttgttgttgctgttgtgatTGGATCCTTTTCACATGAAgtaataaaattctttaaaaatgaatataaatgttgtccctttttcttttgaaaattttgatggtACATTACGAATCATTTTGgttatattgaaatttccTTCAAATGTATCATTGGGTGAATTTAGAAAATTATAAAACAAACGGCTACGTTTCATCGATGCATTTGATAATAGTTGTtgtagaaatttttcaaatttttctctatGTGTTTCCAACAATTGTCTGGTTATACGAACAAATGTTCGACGCGATGGTAAACTAATAGCGTCAATTTCTTCACcatgaaattctttcaatttcgATTCTAATGTAtagaattcattgaattgtctttcattgatcatcaatgtacaagattcatcaacatcatctggTGAATGAAGTTTTTGTacatgaatttcaaaataataattttcacgATTTGTTATATCATCGATACGGGCAGAAATATGCGGTATGGTTACACGCCAATTAGTTAAATCTTCATTAAATGATgctgtatcatcatcattgtctatcacatcaatttgttcataATTATTGCCACGATGATGTTGTATGTTTTGATTAATATCAATCGAAATCGTTGGTTGcattattgaatcaacattaagtttttcattttccaatgattcCTTATattcgttattattgttaaaaTGTCCACAAATCAATTCTAAATAAGATtctgtttgaaaaaattgttgtgcATAATTCTCTAAAACATTATTGACAAATTCATTGGCTTCATACAATGATTTACAATTACGAAATTGATCCAC encodes:
- the LOC124496291 gene encoding LOW QUALITY PROTEIN: sorting nexin-14-like (The sequence of the model RefSeq protein was modified relative to this genomic sequence to represent the inferred CDS: deleted 1 base in 1 codon): MIISDFILIHLFILLLMINLSQTLLGIWSLAIYILVIIVAFVLIKLLTNTDNEIINIWQRPCADNLCENWLDEKHFVKSIANDEMKICSECQEQNCNQHDHELFIYEQPWKHLLIDENLNTKLENLFEFLLEKYTSPWLMNISYNPRSILIKFKQLIRLVTAALIIRMKNQINIDEFIMDKLPGHLIQHLEMYIHGKRNARSAHFLEECVLKQYGSLVHPAVMNGENELKYFKSIANIIMHTTLPPKYIQCDISKSFLNEFIACCIINPLVDILSDPDKINIILIYLLDDDRNKFDHHHDIDVNNDIANVCTVNSKIYFLNRFHNDCDYEIQIDNSNDDKEVMLKNRFGVQLKQIFHDEHLLFLFTKFAREENFLNYLQFSMHMDSFLNLIINPELRSDQLKKLHSNLKSIYDLYFIRESRDFIDFDDETIQNGFRTVIEDTYENVDQFRNCKSLYEANEFVNNVLENYAQQFFQTESYLELICGHFNNNNEYKESLENEKLNVDSIMQPTISIDINQNIQHHRGNNYEQIDVIDNDDDTASFNEDLTNWRVTIPHISARIDDITNRENYYFEIHVQKLHSPDDVDESCTLMINERQFNEFYTLESKLKEFHGEEIDAISLPSRRTFVRITRQLLETHREKFEKFLQQLLSNASMKRSRLFYNFLNSPNDTFEGNFNITKMIRNVPSKFSKEKGQHLYSFLKNFITSCEKDPITTATTTTTTSGQQQQSPKKQQIKNSNNNNSSNNNQINNKRRKSFIVQWWPEIILTDNDDGNHNQTGNRNQQISFKFLYDYILAILIRFYSLSNRLKYLFILVRPIFRQTLQGFCHYHLRKKLKQTFTTINMMTMIDYLEQSLKHDESDNRNNGQQQQQQQENGKINFPMNMTKNQRSKLVMKLLKNLLPKSLLELFVDYEKHEEIVFILFSSLQYRLLNKQLLYLIIDLLLNELYPKNLLEKIEQSSSSSSSEQ